One Candidatus Saccharimonadales bacterium genomic window carries:
- a CDS encoding type B 50S ribosomal protein L31, giving the protein MKQGLHPDNYRPVVIKDSNSGFAFLTKSTAKTGETIKWEDGQEYPLLTVHISSASHPFFTGEERIVDVEGRVDRFKARQAAAESQRGRLANKAKKSAVQAANKPTVSATKLGDAKAQNKKPTKSDK; this is encoded by the coding sequence ATGAAACAGGGTCTGCACCCAGACAACTATCGGCCGGTGGTGATTAAAGACAGCAACTCCGGCTTTGCCTTTTTGACCAAATCGACGGCTAAAACCGGTGAAACCATCAAATGGGAAGACGGTCAGGAATATCCGCTCCTGACGGTTCATATTTCCAGTGCCTCTCACCCCTTCTTTACCGGTGAAGAAAGAATCGTTGACGTCGAGGGTCGGGTTGATCGCTTTAAGGCCCGTCAAGCCGCGGCTGAGTCTCAACGCGGTAGACTGGCCAATAAGGCCAAGAAGTCGGCCGTCCAAGCGGCCAACAAACCGACCGTATCCGCCACCAAGCTCGGTGACGCTAAAGCCCAAAACAAAAAACCAACAAAATCCGAT